Proteins from a single region of Thalassophryne amazonica chromosome 22, fThaAma1.1, whole genome shotgun sequence:
- the lemd3 gene encoding inner nuclear membrane protein Man1 gives MASTQFTDEELISELKRFGFTPGPVTEHTRPVYLKKLKKLREEWQQQQRGSRTGKVRISGPVSISTAGSGPAARDVTELNSSRRPGRKSSVLGFSSDESDAEAPLRRSGPNQKVRTAHKSPSNGSSPGPDRHAAWGLDSEDDRTEKKCRSVNGRRSAPVKLPGDYSDSDDDRDRLETRRRTTPRPAPPSEGSGLGSASGETEEGMNPPRRPDKVGSLREEDKEEKPAGVPVVFSRRSIYENHGSTTRNHHVDNVEDGASRLRHRTQTNHSGSNHTSRQSVREEELLQQFRGEEVTSSGSFSAHYLSMVLLTAACLFFLLLALMYLRMRGSGTPETSVVIGNHPFGSDFDVTYDLREKGLILKLLLHLHDHLAHVAGQHECGNKQLVNRSVSMAEASEYLLRLNRDFEDLIHTSLEWILRTDKDVGIRLIGQTVDEPVTDVSEVTWLESTHPNMPFMCRFQRAFLVVASRVFLCAAVLGSLLAVIYYMKHRWRRQEEETRQMYDMVERIIDVLRSHTEACQENPDLQPYLPIPHVRDSLVPPQDRKKMKKVWERAERFLCANESRIQKESRRIGGADFLVWRWTQSPVSCDKLSQIPSKVWQGKAFPLDRRNSPPNSLTPCLKIRNMFDPIMEVGENWDLSIHEAILQKCSDNDGIVHIAVDKNSREGCVYVKCLSAEYSGKAFKALHGSWFDGKLVTVKYLRLDRYHQRFPQAQGCSTPLKASSSNQNTPTRLQRCS, from the exons ATGGCGTCCACGCAGTTTACAGATGAGGAGCTTATCTCCGAATTAAAGCGTTTTGGCTTCACACCGGGTCCGGTCACCGAACATACTCGTCCGGTTTATTTGAAGAAACTGAAGAAGCTTCGCGAAgagtggcagcagcagcagcggggcTCCAGGACCGGGAAAGTCCGGATTAGCGGGCCCGTTAGCATCTCCACGGCGGGATCCGGGCCAGCCGCTCGTGACGTCACGGAGCTCAACTCGAGCAGGAGACCGGGCCGGAAGTCATCGGTTCTGGGCTTCAGCTCGGACGAGTCTGACGCTGAGGCCCCGCTGAGGAGAAGTGGTCCGAACCAGAAGGTCCGGACCGCTCACAAGAGCCCGTCAAACGGTTCTTCTCCGGGCCCGGACAGACACGCAGCCTGGGGACTCGACTCCGAGGATGATCGAACCGAGAAAAAGTGTCGGTCTGTGAACGGCCGCCGGTCTGCTCCCGTTAAACTTCCCGGAGATTATTCCGACTCAGACGACGACCGGGACCGGCTGGAGACCAGGAGGAGGACGACCCCGAGACCTGCGCCGCCCTCTGAAGGATCGGGTCTCGGATCCGCGTCCGGAGAGACCGAGGAAGGCATGAACCCGCCCCGGAGACCCGACAAGGTGGGGAGTCTGCGGGAGGAGGATAAGGAGGAGAAGCCGGCAGGAGTTCCCGTGGTCTTCTCCAGGAGGTCCATCTACGAGAACCACGGAAGTACTACGAGGAACCACCACGTGGACAACGTGGAGGACGGGGCTTCCAGGCTAAGACACCGGACCCAAACCAACCACAGCGGGTCCAACCACACCTCCAGACAGTCGGTCCGGGAGGAGGAGCTGCTCCAACAGTTCCGGGGTGAGGAGGTGACCTCCTCTGGGAGCTTCAGTGCTCATTATCTCTCCATGGTCCTCCTGACGGCGGCATGCCTCTTCTTCCTGCTGCTGGCCCTCATGTACCTGAGGATGAGGGGTTCTGGAACCCCGGAGACCAGCGTCGTCA TTGGGAATCATCCCTTTGGCAGTGACTTTGACGTGACATAT GATCTGAGAGAGAAGGGCCTGATCCTGAAGCTTTTGCTCCACTTACACGACCACCTGGCCCACGTTGCTG GGCAACATGAATGTGGCAACAAGCAGCTTGTGAACAGGAGTGTGTCCATGGCTGAGGCTTCAGAGTACTTACTG AGACTGAATAGAGATTTTGAAGATTTAATTCACACTTCTCTGGAATGGATCCTCCGCACAGACAAGGACGTGGGGATAag ACTGATAGGACAGACTGTGGATGAGCCCGTGACTGATGTGTCTGAGGTCACATGGCTCGAGTCTACACATCCAAACATGCCGTTCATGTGTCGTTTCCAAAGAGCCTTCCTCGTCGTCGCCAGCAGAGTCTTCCTCTGTGCAGCCG TTTTAGGCTCCCTGTTGGCTGTGATCTACTACATGAAGCATCGGTGGAGAAGACAGGAGGAAGAAACCAGGCAGATGTACGACATGGTGGAGAGGATCATTG ATGTGCTGAGGAGCCATACTGAGGCATGCCAAGAGAACCCAGACCTACAGCCCTACCTGCCCATTCCCCATGTCAGAGACTCTCTGGTGCCGCCTCAGGACCG AAAGAAGATGAAGAAGGTTTGGGAGCGGGCTGAGAGGTTCCTGTGTGCCAACGAGTCCAGGATTCAAAAGGAGTCTCGGAGGATTGGTGGAGCCGACTTCCTGGTCTGGAGGTGGACTCAGTCTCCCGTCAGTTGTGATAAACTTTCCCAGATCCCCTCCAAAGTCTGGCAGGGAAAAG CATTCCCTCTGGACCGGAGGAACTCGCCTCCCAACAGCCTGACGCCATGTCTGAAGATCCGAAACATGTTTGACCCCATCAT GGAGGTTGGTGAGAACTGGGACCTGTCGATTCACGAAGCCATCTTGCAGAAGTGCAGTGACAACGACGGCATTGTCCACATTGCTGTCGACAAGAACTCCCGGGAG GGCTGTGTGTACGTGAAGTGTTTGTCTGCCGAGTACTCGGGGAAGGCTTTCAAAGCTCTGCATGGTTCCTGGTTTGATG GTAAGCTGGTAACAGTAAAGTATCTGCGTTTGGACCGGTACCACCAGCGGTTCCCTCAGGCCCAGGGCTGTAGTACCCCCCTGAAGGCATCCAGCTCCAACCAGAACACTCCGACCCGTCTGCAGCGCTGCAGCTGA
- the msrb3 gene encoding methionine-R-sulfoxide reductase B3 isoform X2, translated as MYRTDKRGLTTNVQRFIVTLLLVLLSGACRSKKTWPVKFSQEELKNRLTPQQYQVTQQRGTERAFTGEFAHHNEEGVYTCVVCGAPLFSSNTKFDSGSGWPSFFDLLKEESVSLSDDFSDGMHRVETTCSQCGAHLGHLFDDGPRPTGKRYCINSASLAFQPKDADAAATATTSKGELPAAPSVTDRMNSE; from the exons ATGTACCGGACTGACAAACGCGGATTAACGACGAACGTCCAACGGTTTATCGTCACTTTATTGCTGGTGCTTCTTTCCG GAGCTTGTCGCAGCAAGAAGACGTGGCCGGTGAAGTTCTCCCAGGAGGAATTGAAGAACCGTCTCACACCACAGCAGTACCAAGTAACCCAGCAGAGAGGAACTGAGAG AGCCTTCACGGGCGAGTTCGCCCATCATAATGAAGAGGGCGTGTACACGTGCGTGGTGTGTGGAGCGCCTCTCTTCAG TTCAAACACTAAGTTTGACTCGGGCTCAG GTTGGCCGTCCTTCTTTGACCTCCTGAAGGAAGAGTCAGTCAGCTTGTCGGACGATTTCTCGGACGGGATGCACCGAGTGGAGACGACCTGCAGCCAG TGTGGGGCTCATCTTGGACACTTATTTGATGACGGGCCGCGACCCACAGGAAAACGTTACTGTATTAACTCCGCCTCGCTGGCCTTCCAGCCCAAAGACGCCGATGCTGCTGCTACTGCCACTACCTCAAAGGGCGAGCtaccagcagctccgtcagtgaCCGACAGGATGAACTCTGAATGA
- the b2m gene encoding beta-2-microglobulin has protein sequence MKLVVLIVVVLALWCSTESKTAPAKVQVYSHYPGKFGQDNILMCYVTGFHPPNIEIQLLRNGEEIPNAVQTDLAFREGWYFHLMKNVAFKPMKDDVYLCRVTHQGVPKDYAWQINM, from the exons atgaagcttgtTGTTCTGATAGTTGTGGTCCTCGCACTTTGGTGCTCAACAGAGTCCAAAACAG CCCCAGCTAAGGTTCAGGTGTACAGTCATTACCCCGGAAAGTTTGGGCAGGATAACATCCTGATGTGTTATGTGACCGGGTTCCACCCACCGAATATCGAGATCCAGCTGCTGAGGAACGGCGAGGAAATCCCCAATGCCGTGCAGACCGACCTGGCCTTCagggagggctggtactttcatCTGATGAAGAACGTGGCCTTCAAGCCCATGAAGGATGACGTGTATCTGTGCCGGGTCACTCATCAAGGCGTGCCCAAAGACTACGCCTGGC aaataaacatgtaa
- the msrb3 gene encoding methionine-R-sulfoxide reductase B3 isoform X1, which yields MAALFRCGLFMARHRALWQGSSTGCLPALLLGACRSKKTWPVKFSQEELKNRLTPQQYQVTQQRGTERAFTGEFAHHNEEGVYTCVVCGAPLFSSNTKFDSGSGWPSFFDLLKEESVSLSDDFSDGMHRVETTCSQCGAHLGHLFDDGPRPTGKRYCINSASLAFQPKDADAAATATTSKGELPAAPSVTDRMNSE from the exons ATGGCTGCCCTCTTCAGGTGTGGGCTCTTCATGGCCCGTCATCGTGCTCTTTGGCAAGGCAGCAGCACAGGCTGCCTCCCTGCACTGCTGCTAG GAGCTTGTCGCAGCAAGAAGACGTGGCCGGTGAAGTTCTCCCAGGAGGAATTGAAGAACCGTCTCACACCACAGCAGTACCAAGTAACCCAGCAGAGAGGAACTGAGAG AGCCTTCACGGGCGAGTTCGCCCATCATAATGAAGAGGGCGTGTACACGTGCGTGGTGTGTGGAGCGCCTCTCTTCAG TTCAAACACTAAGTTTGACTCGGGCTCAG GTTGGCCGTCCTTCTTTGACCTCCTGAAGGAAGAGTCAGTCAGCTTGTCGGACGATTTCTCGGACGGGATGCACCGAGTGGAGACGACCTGCAGCCAG TGTGGGGCTCATCTTGGACACTTATTTGATGACGGGCCGCGACCCACAGGAAAACGTTACTGTATTAACTCCGCCTCGCTGGCCTTCCAGCCCAAAGACGCCGATGCTGCTGCTACTGCCACTACCTCAAAGGGCGAGCtaccagcagctccgtcagtgaCCGACAGGATGAACTCTGAATGA
- the msrb3 gene encoding methionine-R-sulfoxide reductase B3 isoform X3, protein MSGFNLLHLISQSQRACGLPSGACRSKKTWPVKFSQEELKNRLTPQQYQVTQQRGTERAFTGEFAHHNEEGVYTCVVCGAPLFSSNTKFDSGSGWPSFFDLLKEESVSLSDDFSDGMHRVETTCSQCGAHLGHLFDDGPRPTGKRYCINSASLAFQPKDADAAATATTSKGELPAAPSVTDRMNSE, encoded by the exons ATGTCGGGCTTCAACCTCCTGCACCTGATCAGCCAGAGTCAGCGTGCCTGCGGACTTCCTTCAG GAGCTTGTCGCAGCAAGAAGACGTGGCCGGTGAAGTTCTCCCAGGAGGAATTGAAGAACCGTCTCACACCACAGCAGTACCAAGTAACCCAGCAGAGAGGAACTGAGAG AGCCTTCACGGGCGAGTTCGCCCATCATAATGAAGAGGGCGTGTACACGTGCGTGGTGTGTGGAGCGCCTCTCTTCAG TTCAAACACTAAGTTTGACTCGGGCTCAG GTTGGCCGTCCTTCTTTGACCTCCTGAAGGAAGAGTCAGTCAGCTTGTCGGACGATTTCTCGGACGGGATGCACCGAGTGGAGACGACCTGCAGCCAG TGTGGGGCTCATCTTGGACACTTATTTGATGACGGGCCGCGACCCACAGGAAAACGTTACTGTATTAACTCCGCCTCGCTGGCCTTCCAGCCCAAAGACGCCGATGCTGCTGCTACTGCCACTACCTCAAAGGGCGAGCtaccagcagctccgtcagtgaCCGACAGGATGAACTCTGAATGA